The DNA window TGTCGTTTGCAGGCATGGGCGGCGGGCCTGGCATGCGCGGCCCTGGCGGCGGTCGGATGAACATGGGCGGTGGGAACATGAACATGGCGCCGGCGATGGGGATGAACCAGATGAGCGGTGCGGTGAACAATAACAGCAATCCACGCGCGGCGGGTCAGTGGAAAGAGTACTTCACGCAGGACGGTCGCCCGTATTACCATAACGAGTATACGAACGTGACGACGTGGGATCGCCCCCAGGAGTTCTATCAACTCCCCCCGGCTCCGCCCCACAtgggcggcgccggtggcGCGGGTGCGGCGGGCATgaacgccggcggcgcgaacggCGGCAACGCCGAGGGCCCCCCGGGCGCCAACATCTTTGTCTTCCACGTCCCCAACGAGTGGACATACTACGATTTGATGCAGAACTTTGGCGGGTTCGGAAACGTCgtctcggcgcgcgtcgcgaccGACCGCACCACCGGCCGCaaccgcggcttcgccttcgtctcctaCGACAACGTCGAGTCCGCCGCGACTGCGGTGAACAACATGAACGGCTTCATGGCTGGCGGCAAGCGCCTCAAGGTATCTGTGAAAAAGGGCGAGGAGCAGTACGTCCAgcacctgctgcagccgcaaaACAACCCGCAGggcccgcgcggaggcgcaggtggcgccggcatgcagcagcagtgGGGCAGTGGCGGAGGCAGCTACGGCCAGGGCGGCGTGtacggaggcgcgagcggcggacaGCAGCGCTTCACTCCGTACTAGAAGTCCACAGAGTgcgcgcggggagagaggagaggaagacggccgcgaggaagccaCGCAGAGGTCGGCACCGAAGCCACGACGATTCAACGTgtgacgcggcggcggagggatgagagagagggataggagagacaggagacgcgagggagcggtgcggcgcggacgacACGCAGGGGCGGAGCCgcagactgcggcggcggcggccgagaagagagactcCGTCGCCAGTTCTAGCTAGGGAAGCGTGTATAGTCGCATTGTCTCGCTTGCTGCGCTGGCCGCACGCCCGCCGACCAAGAGGACGCTTCATAGATgcgaagcgagagaagcagaggctgTGCGGAGTCTCTCGAAACGGAAATGTGTCGGTGGGGCCAGCGttggcgaggaggagacgcgagtgTGGGGGCGACCGCGGGTGACAAAGTCCAGATTTTGTGGTTTTTCCAATTCCGCGGAGAGTCAAGATGATGCTCGCAGATggggggaggagggaagtgagagagcgcggcgagaaggcaggGGGAGCCGTGTGCGTAGGGTGCTGACTCAAGTTTTGAaagcaaagagagagaacgcagacgacgcgcgtgtcttctgACCGATAGATTTTGGGCGATCAAGTTGCTCGTTgacgcagcgcgcctcgTGTGTCTGGCGGTCGCTGGcgtgtcctctctctctcttctctctcctcctctcgtcctcctctctctctccctgtcgTCGGAAGCGCAAGACGTTACTCCGCTTCGTTTCTCTTTGTAGGATGTGAGGGCGGATGCGAcgcaagaagagaagactcgcggcggcaaATGCCCACGCCGTTCCAGAGGGAGGGTGGTGAGAGGGGCTCAGGCGCCTGCACACACAAtccctccttctccctctctccctctcccccctcttTCCTGCCCACCTTCCCCCGCTCGGCAGAGACGGTGGGCGTATGTACACTGTGTGGAGTGTTGCAGAGAAGCGAGGGACCTGTGGGCCTCTCTCTTGTGTAgatgtctttttttctcccgTGGCGGCACGTGCTTCGATCTGTGACGACGCATCAGTAGGCAGCATGGCTCCCTTCACGGTGTTTCCTCGACTTCCCGCAGCGATGCGGGTCGCAGGCGGGCTTTCCGTCTGGTGTACCGTAGCGATTTATACTGCGCGAAGCATGTGCGCGCGCGGTTGGGAGAGGATCTTCGACTACGGCGACTTGTGTGTTCGCCGAAAGAGTGTGTGGCGAAACCTGTAGTGGTGGGGCTTCGTGTGGAAAATATACAGTGTTTCGCTGGGCACAGCAAAAGGTACCGTGAGCGTCTTGTCACTGTCACCACCACGTCTTATTGCGGGCGACGCCCCGAATAAGTTATCTGCTTTGCTTCCGTTACACAAAAACAgtctttctcgcctctcaCATGGCTTGGTCAAATTGGACGTAACGTCTGAATTCACCCATGTATATACATTCCGTATGTATATACGAGTGTGCGCTCGTGAGGACGACAGTCGGTGACGCGGGTCTTCTCGCCTTCATACGCCgtcatacatatatatacatatacctgtatatatatatatatataccttAGTTCTGCTAGTTGGTAGAGTGCTGGTTGCCATCTGTTGTCACTCGCACAGGGCGATATTATCGGTGGTGAACAGTACATACGCGCGCGTAGTGGCGTGTCACAGTGCGGAGGAGTCAGTTCCGTTTCAGTGGAGAGATCCCCGTAGAGTAGCAAGAGCAGCTTGCGCGTCAGGGCCGTCTTGTGGCGCGTTTCGCGGCTGATATGCCTGTTCAGTAGTCGCCTCTCtggcctctctccctcgcgtgtGGGGCCGCACTCTCGGTACATTCGGTGCGTACAGCGGTGGTGGTGTCCGACAGTGCACGCGCGTCCGTTGTACGTACACTTGAGCGTAGTGGCGTGAGATGCTGTCACGAGCGAGTCGCGATTTTTGCAGTGGAGGTTTAGAGCACAGAGAAGCGAGTTGCGTTGGGAGGACATGTCGCTTGCTTCACGACTTGTGCAACGAAGCCTGCTGCTTCATATATGTAGCATGTCTGTCCGTAGTGCTGCGCTCTGTCGATCATTTCTACCGTGAGACACAGCATCATCGCTTGGCAGCGAAGGTGCAAGCTGCCTCAGATTTGCACGCGAAATCTCACTTGCCTGTATGATAGAATCTGCAGCGTGCAACGAGCGAGTAGTCTATCGGCGTTTTAGGCATGGCGTAATGTATATTCATTTATACCCAACCTGAGCCGACGCGTGGGCGTGTCTTTCCTCGATCCTACACGCGTATTTAGGTACTTGCAGGAAAGCGTGACTTGTCAAACGAAATCGGAAGACATGCGCGTATTACGGAAACAATGTTTTTACGTGGGTCAGTGTTGCAGTTTTGTTTTCGCACACAGTCTCATGCAGGTTCTCAAGAAGAGATGACATGCCAGTATATCCCTTCTGAAGTTTGCAGAGGAATGGCTTGGCAGAGTTTTTAGTTTTTGATGGGAGTTTACATCTGACGCACGATGGCAGTTTCTTTGTACAGCGAGTCATTCGATAAGAAATTGCGCCGTCGAGTAACGTTTTATAAAGGGTCGGTGATTCTTTGCAATCCGGATGCGAAGTGTCTTGTCAAGTTGGCTGTACAGTCAGGCGGCGAATACCATCTGCAGCGGTCGCCATGATTTCCTCAGAATGCACATTTTTTTCGAAACATGGATATATGCGCCGCGCGTAGCATGCATTGGATCTACTACAGTACTTGTAGTTTTTTTCAAGAGGGAGGACACGTCCGAACGATTCTCACAGTCGAGTCATCGATTCGTCAAAGTCGGTCACGGACTATTGATTTCTCCGTTTTTATTTGATTGATGGAAGAATTCCCCAATTTTCCTCGAGGAGGCCCCACGAAGATTTAAATTGCGCTCCGTCTTGTTTTTTACGGGAGTCCGCTTCTTCACACCCCCTAAGATTTCGGAGAACGTGGCGATCCATATCTGCACGAAAAAACTCTCCTGAAAGCGAGACACACGACGGTCACATCATTCCCTGGGAAATGAAGCGCGCACGCTgtaatgcatatatatacatatatgcttACTCACATACGCAGTTCAGTTGTAAATTCAGGGTCGACCGCTCGGAGGTATGTGTTCAGTGCGCAAAAGAGGAGGGGCGCGGCCTGTTTCGGTCTCCGGGTTCAAAGAAGAAACGctgtcgcgctcggcgtgcACGCTCTACGACAGGGGAGGAAGGTACACAACCCTCTTCACAAGTCCCTTGTAGGAAGTTCGAGATGCTGCACATATGTGTGTGCGTCTACAGAGTGGCTGGGCTGCCTGAAGCAGCATAGACATGCGCGCAAATAAAAAGGCCTGACTGCGCCGTGTACGCCGTCGCACCACATTGAAGGGATGGACGGTGACGCATCCATCACCAGAGTTCCCGAAGAAACAAGGTGAGCGAGTCATGCATGCTTAAGCATGACCAAGATAACTCAACACGACAGCATCCTGTTCCCCCTGGCTTATATATATTCCTCTGAGGGGCAGGCGGCCAGGAACGCGCACTTTCTTGGTGGATCGTGGACAGCAGTCACCATTCTCTGTTTTCAAATATGATCAAGCTCTCCATCTTTGGCAACGCTCTCACTGACGGTAAAGAGGAAAGCCGGTGGCGATTGACGCAACACTGTGAGGCTGTTGGGATCGGGCTCTCtggcggcgccaggcgggaGCAGCCTTGCGACAGCCTGCGTGACCTCTGCGTCGGACCCTCTGGGCCGCAGGTTTTGAGTCACATTTAAAAAAAATGTAGACGTTCCACTCCGGGGGGGCACGGGTACAGGTCTGCCGAGCGGAAGTGTTTTTGGTACGGACCTGGGAGCTTTCGGGTTCTTTCGAGGATCGCGGCTCAGGCGGCCGGCCAGCAGCAGCCCAACATGATTTGGCCCGAGCTGAGAACTCCAGAAACAGAGGGTTTTTCGCGTGTAACCACGTGGACCTAGGCCCCCGCAGGTGCTCCTTTGTTCCCTCGTGTTGGGGGCGTGGGTCCTGGATGCGAAGTGCATCCACAACCGGCAGGCGCTTGCATTTGAAACGAaacacgcgcgagcgagcctcTAGCGACAGGTGCCGTTGCCGAGAGGAGGCCGGCTGCTACAACTCGTGTAGAAAAGCATGCGAAGCGTAGTGTCGACGCATTGTGGCCACGGGGacgtctcttcgtcgcctttgCAGAACAATGCGCTGAGATGCGATCCGTAATCGTTCTTCCACACTGGAAGCCGTGACGCTCGCACTCGCACGTTCCCCAGCTTCCCCCCGCTGCACATAAGTCGGGTTGTCGCGCCCTCTCTGGTTTCGAGAAGGCAGCCGGCCACCCAGCTGACTGGACTGCACCTAGCAGAGGCACTGCGCAACTGGATTCCAGCGTTTCAAGGCAGTCTACGAAAACGATTCATTCCCGATACACCCGTGAAAGGCGCGCTTTGCCGTCTTCGAACGCCTGCACACGATGATGCGCTCAGAGTCCGCCAAACACAGTCACTGGAGTCTCACGCGAGCCACTCAGCACCCACTTTTGCAGAGGAGGTTCTTCGCAGGTAGGGCTTTGCAATGCGCGACTCCCGCACATACAATCAGGCAGTCTCGAGCGAGCGTGCCCACTCGCCGTGAGTCGAAGCGCGCGATCCCGGACCGAACTCAGCCAGTCGCCGCTTCACGAGTTGACACGCTCATACAAGCGGCTGTAGCACCGCGTTGCGCAAGTTTTGGAAAGACACACTGAGAAGAgatctcctcctctttcgcgCCTCCTTGTCTAGTGTGGCTGCGCTACCTTGGCTGCCTGGTCTCATGGAGAGCGGATAGAGCGTTTGTCAGTACGAAGCCGGCAGGGGGCGTCTTCTTTCTACCTGAGCCACTCGGAAATGTTGTGTCGTGAAGCGAGCCTCTCTAGACGTGGTCGCCGGGGCGGCGCCTAGCAATTCTTTGGCTCTGACGTGTGGTCACAAACAGGTACAGtcgccgcagacgcttcGACAGAAAACGCTCTTTTTCCAACGGACTTCTTATCTATTCACAGGGTAGGATGCATGTAAGCGGCAGCGATGTAAGAGTTTCGTGCTCGCGCAAGTTCCCTTCCGTCGGCGGACCTTTCCGTATCTATCGTCCGCCAGCAcgcgacgcgtcgcccgccctcgGGTGTGAACCACATGCGGCATTTTTCTTCcgttctctcgcgcttcccgACTTTTGCACTCCATCCGTATCTTTTAGATGGACTCGCTGTTCGGTCTGAGTGCATTCCGCCAGATGAAACGGGGGAAAAAAGCGTTGTTTTTCCAGGTGCCgggagccgccgcccgctccCTTCCTCGGCTGTCTCAGACAGCGCCGAATCTCCCACACGGGTTGACCCCGTTTCTTTTCGGTATCGGTCTTCCCCACGCTCTTTTCGAAGGTTCGAACACTGGAAAGAGGGGGACTCGAGGAAAACTCGCCTTCGCAAACATAGAAGAGGCGCGACTCGGACGCGCAGACGGGAGGCGGTCTGCGGAGTTTCGCCTTCGTGCGCCATGGCGTGTTACCCCGGGCACGAGCTGTTTTTCGCAGGGGCGACTCGCATGCAGTTACGACTTGAGAGTGGGTCGCGATTCTCGATTTCCATACGTTTACCGCTTGGATCCAGGTCAACTTCCCGCTGAAAGCGAGGGAAACGCAATGAAACGCGACTAGGCTAGAAGAGAGGTTTCGTAGTTGTTTCTTTTGGTTTTCCCTCGGGACTCTTCTTCACTAACCCATGCTTTTCCGCTTGCTTGGAACTTGCTTCCATCCATGAGAGTTCTCTGGGAACGTCGATATCTCTTCTCCCCGTGAGcgcgtcttttctctgctCAGGCGCGTTCAGCATGGCGCCGACTTCGAGTGACGCCGTTCCTCCTGCCTCTGTGTCTCAAGGTTTTACTGCCCCTGTCTCTGAACTTCGTCTGACTCCAGGCCAGCGCGAtggcctcgcgtcgcgcgtgccTGCTAATTCTCTTTTGTCTGACGCCAGGTCGGCGGTGGCGTACGGCGGAGGACTGTCGCAAAATGGAGTTTCCTCGggggccgctggcgccgcgccgccaccgacTTCGTTGTCAGAGTCGTCCGTGGGATCTAGCCTCTCCACCCTCTTTCTGAatcgctctctctccgcatCCTCCGATTTGCTTGATGCGTCGTTCGCCgtcgaagaggaagacgacgacctTCTGCGTAAAATGCACTCTGCACTCCTCGCTGACGATGAAGactccgcctcggccgctgcgaaccccgcggccgcaggggtcgcgggcgcctcttcctctgtgGGACTTCTCCCCGAAGCAGCAGGCCctgtcggcgtctcctcttcccttctctctcctgcctctcctccgtTTTCGGCGGATCCCCGTGCGCCTCCATCTCCCGCTTCAGGGGCGCTGTCTCCTGCCCCGGGACCTctgtccgccgcctgcggccgctcttctgcggacgccctcgcagccgcggcctccccATCGCTTACTTCTTCCGCTCCACCGCGCGAGTCTCTGCGCGAGTCTCCCCTAGACTCTGGAAAGCTCCTCGTTCCATACagagcggaggacgccgcgaagccccgcgaggccgcgcagcgccgcgtgaCCGCGTCCCCCAGTGTccgtgcgcctctctccggcgGGTTTCCGccggtcgcctcgcgtcttctcggggcgccgccgccggcagatCCGTCCGCAGCGAGTGCGCGtgcgggaggcggaggagctgcggcgcttgTTCTCGGCCGCGTCGACTttgcgactgcggcgccggcgtctgcgccgcagaaagAAGCCGAGCGCCCAGAAAACATCGTGGGCATGGGCCTCGCGGCCTTGCACaaggcgctggcgaagaaggccaaagaagctgcggcgaaggcccgcgaggaaggcggtgCAAGCGCGGGTGCGTCGCTGACGcgtgaagaggaggaactcTACAAGCTCGGCTCGGTGCGCTTCTTGGGCACGGACGTGtccagcgacgacggcggagaggcctcgggcgaggagaagaaggcggagaaggcgtctGGGAGGGGAGACTACCAGACAGCCTCTCAAGGTGAGCCTGTCTCccaagaggagagagccgaAGGGAAACCCCCAGGGGAAGACAGTGCGCAAGCGCGTGGGGACGCGAACGGAGAGGCGGCCTCTCAAGACCGaaacgcgcccgcgccgggcgccgtTCCCGGTCTCGTCCCTGAGGAAGCCAAGGAGACCGAAAGCGGAGATGCCTCgactgcagcggcggaggcgttgATCTCAGGCGAAGCGGAAGCTGTcagcgacgagggcgccgagcccgcgacctcgcctgcgtcgcccaACTCTGCTTCCGTTGTGTCTCCTAACGACTCTGCGCCAGGGCACCCGCAGAGCGCGCAAGAAAGCGAGCGCcagctgcctgcgtcgcccgcgtctccgcgtgcgcccgcgccacagtcgcccttctccccaggcgcgtctccgccggcgaaaAGCGAGCCAGCGGCGGGCTTCAGCGACGTTTTATTCGTCTCTGATCCGCAGATTTaccagctgctgcgggcgctcgACGAGACGGGTGCGCGGgtcgaggaggagctgcggacggaggcgcgcgacttcgccgaagtctccgcggcgctgcttcgaGAGTTGGACTTCCAGGCTCAAGCGACTGTCTccccgcccgcgtcgccccgcAGAGGGGGGCgactcggcgccgcagcaggcgggaATGCAgtggaggagggcgcgtggagcggcgaggagaaatGGGTGCTCGAGAAACACTctgagaaggagacagaagatGAGAGCGAAGCGGTGATacgggagaagaaagagaagggcaagggctcttcttctcttgcTTGCTTCGCcccccgccaggcgccgaaggaggaGACTGCGTACGTCTGCGggatgcgccgcgcgcccttcctcccccttcgtgcgcttcgccgcggcaaACAGAAGAGCAGGGGGGACGCCTCGCGCAccgtcgcgtcgtcgccttctctcacgcggaggcggcggctcgaaGAGAAGATCCGCGCGATtcgcgagacgctgcgggcAGCTGTCggggcgacggaggaagaCATTGGTTTACTCGAGAAGGAGTTCCAGAATGTTGCAGAGAGTGAcatttcttcttctcctgcgcTCCTGCCGTGGCTTTCGTTTCCCACGGGAGGGATGcactcgctctcgctgccgccggaggccgcgtcgccgccctcggcgaaagacgacttcctcctctcctctgcgctccTCGGGTCTGCAGACCCGCGGGGCGTCTTCCCGCTCCCACCCGGCGAGcacgcgtggctgccgccgccggccgcggccgcttcgctcctcggcagcgcccgcctcgtctcgGGAGTCTCTGAAAGCGTCGTCTCGTCTctgccctcgtcgccggtcgccgcgggcgcgggcgcgggcgcaggcggtggcgccgcgcctgctccaGATGACGACCCCGCGAACTCAGAGAGttgcctgcagagagagcacCGGGAGCGGGGGACGGGTCGCTCCCCGccagggggggggaagggggaggggcggcgaGGTGGCGAGGAGGGCACGGAGACGGGGAACGACGACCGAGAccccgagggcgacggcgagcggagcAGCGCCAGCCTCGGTCGCGAAGACTCGGTTGccttctcgctgccttcctcctcgttttcttcgttcGGTCTGGACCTCCtcccgctgtcgccgtcggcgaaggagcgcgcagggcgcgagcggcgcgccgcctcgctcgacgAGTCCGCAGCGGGAGCCGCGgactcgtcgccctcgctcgccccCGGGGAGCCCGaggggggcgaggaggcgcttgcAGGACTGCTGCCTGCAGCGACAGACGCATCGGCCGCCTGCGGTGGACTCTCCAGTGAAGACGGgcacggcgcagccgcgctcctCCGG is part of the Besnoitia besnoiti strain Bb-Ger1 chromosome XII, whole genome shotgun sequence genome and encodes:
- a CDS encoding RNA recognition motif-containing protein (encoded by transcript BESB_024360), producing MDGPVPPQTGEMENGAAAVAQAPGGQRPVGHMAPQVEIKLFVGRVPQSMEDAALRPIFEEFGEVKEAVIIRDKATGKHKNSAFVKMGSIAAADAAIRGLNSTRILEQSMGPITVKYATGEAEKLGFATSSCEPGQDQAKLFIGSIPRTMTEDEVRQFFSTYGTVEEVFVMKDNVQNTGKGCCFVKFAFKEEALHAVRTLSGKHTFDGCSRPVEVRFAESKAARQQQLMHQQGMGGGPGMRGPGGGRMNMGGGNMNMAPAMGMNQMSGAVNNNSNPRAAGQWKEYFTQDGRPYYHNEYTNVTTWDRPQEFYQLPPAPPHMGGAGGAGAAGMNAGGANGGNAEGPPGANIFVFHVPNEWTYYDLMQNFGGFGNVVSARVATDRTTGRNRGFAFVSYDNVESAATAVNNMNGFMAGGKRLKVSVKKGEEQYVQHLLQPQNNPQGPRGGAGGAGMQQQWGSGGGSYGQGGVYGGASGGQQRFTPY